Genomic segment of Catharus ustulatus isolate bCatUst1 chromosome 3, bCatUst1.pri.v2, whole genome shotgun sequence:
acaagaaacCCTTAGTGATCttgcagcaaaataaaacccccactTGATTTTCTAAGTGTTTAATCTACAACTCGTTTTTCTGCCCTGTTTATTCAGCTTGTTCAGGGCCAGCAGTAAATTCAACCAGTGTTTGCAGAACAGACGCACATCCATAAACACCAAGagcctgggaagcagcagccatCCATCACTTGTCATGCTTTCACACAATGTGTGAGTGGAACCTAGCCTGGCTCCTCAGTGAGCACCTGAAGGGAGCACAGGACCAGTCTGTGCCagcctgccagggcagcacttCCCAAATATCTCCTGAAAAAATGATACCAAACAAAGCACACTGctcctcctggcacagggaaggggTGCCCacccctgcctcctgcctggcagcaaGGGACAGCTGCAGAATAATGTcttcacaaaatatttcctttctgatATGCCTCAGTCTGTGAAGAAAACTGTCCTGAGCCAATTCTGGATTCTTAGTTTGGGAATCTCTTAAAACAAGAGCTCAGAAtagacacacctgagacaggttGCAGTGAACTTGGCCTTGGTGTCACTCCTACAGACAAGTATTGTTTCTAAGCCATGTGGCTTCTGCTCCCTCAAGCCAATGTGAGGCAACTGGAGATGGAATTCCCTTACCACAATTCTCGTGCACAAAGTTCCTACATATTTAGTACCTTGGAATTTATGAAAAATGGAGGAAACCACCACTTGGGATTATCAGTTTGGCCACCACTGCAGCCCTCCAGATGCCACTGGTATTTCAGAATATGCTCACTCCTTCTCCATGTGCCCTCCAGCACTGTTTGGGTGGAAACCTCACCAGTTTGTTCAGGAAAGTCAAACCACCTCAGCTGCCACCAACACTGGCTTTCTGTCAAAATGCCTGATGCTATCCCTGAGCTTACTAAGAGTATCTGGAAAATacctatttttcatttgaaaagaagCCATTCCTGCTGCCCCATCACACCCTGCTGTCCCTTGAGGTGCTGACATTCACAGGCTGAAcctgctgggcagctcctgAGCCTGCCTGGAGCCCCTGTGATTGCCTCTGTCAGCAGCTGCGATTGGCACACAGTTTGGCAGGTCCTCATTTCCTAGAGTCAAACCTCCTGTTCATTCATCTGGAGTGCTTTTCAGAACGCTATTGTTAGAACAAGTGTCACTGGAAGCCATCAGCAGCAGCTAAGAACTTGTAAGAGCACTAAGCTGATGTGGGTGCCCTGCATTCAGAGAGCTTTGTGGTTTCTGCCCCGGGCTAATTCATCAGAACAAGctgcatttcttttgaaatcatACATGACAGTAAATGCTGGCCCCTGCAGACTTCTCTGGTGCTTTACTTTAAGTGGATTAAATCAGCAATTTGAAAAGGACAATTTAAGATCTTTTAATGCCATTCCTGTGTTACTATTAGTGAAGTCAATTATGGCTCTGACAAAAGCTTACCAAAGCCCTTCTGGCAAGGGGGAGGTTTTTCTGACGAATTTCAAACTGTGCATACAGCAGCCACATTTTGGCAAATGtaaactggaagaaaaagaacaaagtgCTGTTTAGGCTGGAAAGTCAGTAGATAAAACTGTGCacaatgcttaaaaaaataagtgttcTGTCATACAAGATATGACTGCTACTGCAGGTAATCTCATTTGATCtcactgttttcctgctgaaagGTTTCGAGTTCATTATCTGAAACAACCTATTggggtgaaaagaaaaatggccAGAAGTCTTTTAAACAggagaaaatagtttttaaacCAGTCATCAACTGGAAAAACATCAGCTACTGCTTAATCAATTAGTAGCCAATCAGTTCTTAATAACTAGAGATTAACTTGACACTTAGAGGACACAATAAATGACAAAGAACATGAACAAGGATTTTCTGACATCCCAAGGCAATGCAGTTGTAAGGCTTTGGCCCCagggatattttaaaattcacaggCACAGAAAACCCCCACAATACCCCAATCAATCAGTCTTGAAGAATGATGGTGATGGGGAAGACAGAGCTGAAAGCTGTTTTgtcacagcagctgccccaggggtgACCATGGAGGCCAGGGGATGCTCTACAAGGTGCTAACCCAGTGAGAaggagctgtgagcagctgtGAAGGACCCTGCCTGCGGAGGAATGCAAGCAAGCAAAAACTAAGTGGCCTTCCCCATTTTCCAACTACATGTAATTTCATCTTCTTATAGTGTACTTAGCAACTACTTAGTAATttgaaaacactggaaaaaccCTTGTGTCTCCTGTGTATGAGGGAATGGTGCCATCAGGCCCTGCCCTGCAGTTTCCCTCTGTGATGCAAATTACAGACATCTTGCAGTCTGGTTTGAAAGCCTCCTCATCCAGTTTGGAAGGTGGGTGTTTTGAAAAACTGCAAGGGATATTTGAAGTTTTAAGCAAAGCCTTAATGAACCCACTAGCAAGTTGTTTGGAGCTGCTTACACCCCTAAATATTGGGGAGGAAGAGAACTAAAGGATATTGTCTAGGGCACTTTAACCCAAAACTCAAGGGAACTGCTGGAGGAGCCATACCTTCTTGTGGGGCAGGAGCTCAAGGCACGCCTGGTACACCTGCCTGGTCCTCTCTGCATCCTGTAAGAACAGGCAGCATTAGTCACTTGGTTTGAATCCTGCAGTGACTGCAcaactgcagagcagcatctAAGTCAAGCTGGTTAGAATCAGGAACGCTTATCTCCTTACTGTGCACAATTCAAAGGTGGCAGCTCCTGAATCAGCAAGACTCACCTTATCAAAGCAAGGTTCAGTGATAGGAAGCTGACAGTAAAACAAGGAGTGTCTCAGTTGTGGGAGGAAAAGTATGTCTTTAACAGACACTGAACAAgtgctctgtgctcagagcagctctgatgtTCCACGACTGGAAACAGAATAAATACTTGCACAGGCTGCTATAGCAACGTGGCTGCTTCACAAACTGTTTTTGTTACCTATAAAACCATTTCAGGAGTTCAGGTGACAGTCTGCCAGGGCAGTTCAGCTGGCACCACTAGGAGTACCCACTCCTGCACACTCAGTGCACTTCTGGATGAATTAATGGGGTAAAACAagttgggcttttttccctcccttatGCACAGGAGGGACAATTTCTCCATGTTTGACCAGTAAATCCTGTCACATGTTCCACAAACCCAGAGAACCCCCAGTTCCTGTTTCCCCATGAAACACCAGCAGCTATCTACAGTACGGCAAGGGAAccccctgctgccagcacttgcctttgcctccagctcctcatAGAGGGCATAGTTAATCCAGAGGTAGATGTACCTCTTCCAGTGGCGCTTCTCCTGCAGCGGGGGCACGTTGGCGATGGCCCTCTCGTACACCTCGCGCACGGTGTCGGCCCCCGCGTCGCTCTCCACCAGCCGCAGGTAGTCGAACCACGCGTCGTAGTTGTGGGGGTTCGCCTGCCACAGGGGAGAGGGGCACAGCAAACAAAGTGCAGTCACTGCCACCAACACAGCCTCTCCCTCTAGCACAGAATCTCCCCTTTAAAATGGATCACTGCAATATTGACACTGCCAGTCCTGGGGATGCCTATGGCGCAgcttttgggttggaagtgacttTGGGCAGTGTGGACTGAAAGCAGACAGGTGTGGCACAGCTGTTTTCTCACAGAAAGGTATTCATGCACAGGTCAGGTGTCCTGTAATGGCTATTCCCTAACTCCAGTACTAACCACAAGCTAAACTGCATTATCCCTAAGGGAACCAAAGCTTGAGTTCAATCCAAAACCCTTGCCTGCACAATCTGGAtgagaaagcagaaacaaaaagcGGTGCATGCAGGTATCATTCTCTTCCCCAGGGAAGGAATTCTGGCTCTAAAATGAGCATTcccttggtgtttttttggaCTGACTTCCCAAGGTAATGTGAGATCACAAAGTGCTGGTGTCCCTTCAGCACCAGctggctgcacagggagccTGGAGGGCAGCTGTCTCACCTACCTTCACCTCCTCCTCATACTGGAATCTCCTCTTGCTGACAATGATGTCCTCGATTCCCCTCCTGTCTCCAAACTTCTTCTCAAAGATGGTGTAATTCTTGAAGAGATTCTGGGCATCCTGCTTTGGAATTCTATCCAAGGCGTACTTGTAGATGACTCTCACTCgttcaaactgaaaatattaaatataatttaaaaaatatttacaaagtaCTTTCTGTCCTCCCCCACAGTTTTTCAATAAGCTTTTGGCAATACTTAACAGAATATAGAATTGTGGGACATCCCAATGTCAGttactgttttaaaaaaggatTAACACAGATCTCCCTGAAGAGCAAactttgagggggaaaaattaaaccTGGAAATGCCAGCCCCCATCATCTCTTATACATTTACAGGTTTAGAATATTTAAACCAATTTAAGAGGTTGTGGTTTGGGGTTCCCAGAATGTCTTCAATTTCTTCACAGCCTGGGAACCCTAGAGACTGTGAAAGCCATGTGGGCCAATCCAGATTTTAATCATGCAGACCTATAACCTCTCAGAATGTCTCCAGTCTGAGGATACAGGTTTGAGGCAATGCTGCTGGTCTTGGGCTTGGCAGATTTCCCTTAGAGCACATTTTATTGATGTCACCAAAACCAACTAGAGCTGAGCAAAAACCTGTCTCTGTCAGAGAGTCAGTCAGATTGCAATCTCGAGGTGCTGGGAAGTACAGCTATTGCAGTGACAGCTAAATGCCTTAAGCTTTGATATTCAAGGAGAAGCCTGGGCATGACTCAGATGTGCAGCCAAGATCTCACCTCTTTCTGGTTCTCCTCAAACTTGGCAAAAGCCACGTACAGGTGCTCGTCCATGTGCTCCTCCCCGAAGAACTCCACGGCCCGCTCGTACACCTTCCTGGCGTGGGCAAAGTAGCTGTGCTTCTCCTCGAAGCGCGCGTACTTGATCCAGTTCTTCACCTCGGGGTGCACCAGCACGAGTGCCGCTCTTGTTAAGGAAACACCAGCACCAGGAGGGAGCCACAAATGCAGCTGGGCAGCAGGCACTGACAGCTGTGTGCCAAGGCTTTGTGCCTTGCTGGGAACTTGAAAAAGGGACAAGGGTCAGGGGAGATCTGAGGAGAGACTGGAACAAACGGTGGCTACAAAAGAGCTGGGGGCATGAGCAGTGCAgtcacacaggcacagcagaaagGAACACAGGGACATTGCTGGACACAGAACATTTGGGAAGGAAATAACAAATGGAGCCCTTAATCCGGGACGGAGTCACAAAGCTCTGAAAAGGATATATCTCTCATAAATGCTCCGTGCTCTGTCCACCTCCTTGTATCTGAGCTCAAAGTTGATGTAGGAATGCCAGGCTTGCTCCTCTGGCTGCCACTCCATCCACCGCTCAAACACCTGGCGCGAGCCAGCGACATTGCCCAGCATCTCCTCCATGTACGTGTACTTGTACCTGGGGAAGGAGgttgagctgctgcagccacatgGCGAGCACATCCAGCCAGGGATGTCTGGGGCTTCCTAGGAGCATCCCTGagcttccctcccctccttcctcccacccAAGAAAAGCCTGTAGGCACAGCAGTGATGGGCAGCATCCAGCACACAAACACCCTTCTCTCCCAAGGCTCCTGCCACCTCAAACCTCGCCTGAAGGTTTGGAGAAGCAGGACAATCTACAtaaccccagagcagctgaacGCTGTGGTGGCCCTGGGCTAGCAGGgggctccctgctgtgccatgtACCAGAACTGGTTGACCCTGGGCAGGGTGGTGATGGCCCGGTCCCAGATGTTGCGGGCGTGGTTGACCTGGCGGTTCTTCATCTCCATCTCGGCGTACTTCAGCCAGAGGGTGACATTCCTGTAGTCCACATCCAGGGCGCGCTCGTAGATGGAACGGGCTCTGCAAAACACGAGCACAGGCCGGCTCAAAGGTGCCCCCAGACCCTGGTGTGTGTCTGAAAGGCTCCTGGGAGACACTTGCAGCATCCTTACCTCTGGATTTCCTTCAGGCTTTCCTCCCATTGTGCGTACTTTATCCAGTTACTGATGACAGTCCTGTTCTTTCTTATGTTATCTTCAAAAGTCTGAGGAGAAGATCACATCTGAAAGTCAGAAATCCTTCTGCAGACCATTCACATCTAAAATGGCTAGTGCGGTTTTATTATAATATAACCATTGGGAACATGCTTGCTTTGCTTAGgcatttccaaagcaaaaagcCAAGCAAAACCACGGGCAAATCTGCACAAgcaaagcaattattttaaaagaagatcTATAACTCAGCATGTtattaaatttctttgtttatGTTCTCTTACAGTGGCTGGCCAGATACTGGTAGTGATGGAGAAAACACCTATTAATGGAATGAGTAATTACCCTTGCAGTGTTCTGAACGTGGGCATGGGGGAGATGTTGCTTGCTACCAGATTTTGTCAAGTGACACATCTGTAAATTAGAGGTTCTGCCACAGGGTAGCATGAAAAAAGGGGTTCTAATGAAGTGGTGTCCACCCGGAAAGTCCCCAAGGAACACGGACTACATCTTGTTTAAGTTAAAAGCAGTAGAATGTTAGTGCTTTATGTGAGTATCGAGATTAAACctgctgtttttgtttcttttactgTACCTTCCTCTTCCGGAGTTTGTAGTCGTTTAACTCTTCAACATCAGTGATCTTCTGCTGCGGAGGCGGCGGGAGAAGCTCGAGCTCCCTCTCCTTGGCctctctcagcagctgctccgCGGTGATCTGAACTTCGGCCGGAGCCTTGTTCTTCACCTGCAAGCCAAGCGTGAGGGGAACTCGGTCCCGGCTCCTGAGGCAGCACCCACACGGGCCTGGGCCTGGGCCTGGCCCCTCCTACGCGCGGTGCCcgccgcgggccgggccggagccCGCCGGAACCCGCCGCAGGGGATCTAGGGGGGATCGTGAGGGGATCGAGGGGTGCCGGGGGTGTCCCGAGGGGTCCCTGCCGCCCACCTTGGCCACTTTGGGGATGCGCTGCTTCCCGGCCGCCGTAGACGCCATCTTGCCGCCGCTGTGCGCAGGCGCCGCGCCGCCCCGTGACGTCACGCAGCCACGCCCCCAGTCGTTGCCGCGGCAACGGAGACGCGTCCCCCGGCGGCGGGACCGTCCGTGTGTCCGTCCGATCCgtccgtgtgtctgtccgtAGGCTCACCGGCTCCTTCTGTCCCGCCCGTCCGCTGCTTGGGGCGCTCCACTGGAACGTTTTGTTGGTCTGTGAGAGATAAACGCTGTAAGTTTATTCAAAAAGCGCGAAAATGCGCGTTCCCTCCGGTTTTCCGTTGTAGGGGAATGAGCATCGCGTCTGGTTTGCAGTCACTGTTGGAAATGGCTGTTGAGTTTGGGCAGTggtgaaaataaattatctgcTGGTCTAGGTGAGTTCGTTCAGacttttaaacactttttttttttttttttttttttttttttttggttagtaCTGCTATATTTTGCACGTATCTTTATTTCACGTAGGACTTTGAATAGCCACAGAGCTTTGAATTCCTTCTGTGAAAAGCACGTTTCACTGCTTtgctaaaatttaaaaggttcaataaaaagataatcggagacacacataaagtaaagggttaaaacgTCCTggtgcttggcaagctgctAAGAGCACACTCGGGAACGCTTCTTTAAATGCGCTTTATAAAAGATCAACCTGTTgcatatttctggttttttatgtATAGTTAAAAAATTTTGGCGACTATTTAGCATGGTTACTTTTTGGGTTCGCTTTTTTACAGCAggtgtggttttaattttttttttattactttttaatttgggtggtggtcccAGCTGTTTGGAACCGGTGAGTGTTGGTAATTGTTGTCAGCTGCAGGGCTTTCATCACACGTTTTCGGGCTGTTGTTTTAATTAAGCGGGTAGTTTTAACATactatctctaaaaaaaaaCTATGTTTAACTTTTGTTACTGGCAGGAAAAAAGCTTATACAGAATAGCTATTTAAACATTACACATGTAGCATTAATTTCAACAGTTGCGAAAAGCCAACATTGTTACGCACTTGTAACGCTTCTGAAACTTAATTCCTGCTGTTGACCTGGAAAGAAACTGCCTGAGCAGTTCGGGACACAATGTAATTCACCTGAAGGTGCTGTCCCATCGGGAGGTCATTGCCCTGGCTGTTTgcagctgagcctgccctgagTGCCCGCAGCTGAGCCTCCTGCTCAAGGCTGAGTGGGGGATTGTGAAAAGCCTCCTGgactgtgctgggcagggcatggctgcagcagggtcTGCCTTGGCTCTCATGCAGCCCGCCATGGCCACGGTCACCTCCTGGAGGGGACACACCGAGGTGGTCACCGCCCGAAGGACAGAGCCGCACGATGTCCCGGACATTGTCGCCCTCTTCAGCGCGGACAGAGAGGACCTCTTCGGGAGGATCGATGTCCCTTACCTTCTGTGAGTAGTGGTGTTCTGGCTTATCACCTTTCAGGTAACTACACTTGTGCAAGTTCAGAAGAAATGCTGTTGAACAGCACCTGATAAAACGATCAGGCTGTGTGATAGGTATTGCTGGGTCACTTAGGTTTTTCTGTCTTTACGGCAGAAATctgtttggggggaaaaaagagttgTGTGGAGAAACAGACCAAGGGAAGGGAATGTCTAAGTCTTGCAAATTTGCTAGTATGGTTGAGGATTTAAAAATCCGCCTGAATTTTTATAATGTTACAACACAAATATGTGGGACTGAAGCAACAATAGTGAGTTAGCATGTGGATGATCATGTTTTACTGAGGTCTGATCCTAAGAACCCTTGAATTGTTTTCATAGAGAATTATCAAATCTTGCTTTGACACTCTGCAATGAGAAGAACGAGGTTTTAGCCCATGCTGCCTTTCTGGACTATCCAAATTGGAATATCACTGATCAGGCTGAATGGGAACCATTCCTGCACAAAAACTACCCTGACAATAAGTGCACTGTAAGTAAGTGGTGTGATTGTAGTTGAGCTTTCATTTAAGGCTCAGGTGTGGGAAATACATGTGGGCATCTGCAGACTATTTCCAGTAAATCTGAGGCAGTCAGGATGCAGAAGGTGATGGATTCCTTGTGAAACCTCTGTGCTGGCATGGGCGGCTCAGTTCTGCACGAGCTTGTTTGGGGCTACACAACACAAAGGTGTCTGTTAGTCTgccctttttctgctgctgtttgtgtgtCTAATGatgtcattttaaaatttgtaactTTTCTTACtacctttaaagaaaaaacactggGATTATGAAAAGCTTGTGAGggttttattattgttgttggttggttggttttttgtttgtggggtttttggtggggtttttttttgttagttttgtgttttttgggggggatgcTCCCTGAGGGCAGGGGATAcacactggaaatgtggctgggctggcacttGGGCTGATGGAACAAACGTGAGTGCATGGTGTGCAGACTTTCACTCTCGTTCCGCAGCCTCTGAACACGCTCTTCGTGCATCTCTTGGTGGCAAAGGAGGAATATGCAGCTGGATGCTCCCAAGAAATCGTGAGGTGAGTCCCTGTTAGCCTTGGGCAGTGAAGCATCTGCCCTCTCCTGCTGTCAAGTTTGGCAAGCGCAGCCATCTCCTGCAGATGGCACGTCAGATCTGCCAGCCAAGGCCTGGTATGGGAAATATTGCACTGGGAAACTGCTATCAAAAAGAGGATGTTGGAAATGTaaaggttgggaaatttcaaaGGAGTGAGGTAGGAAAAAACAGTCAAAATTATCCAGACGAATTTCACATTCTGTTGTTTgtcagaaatgttttaattgttGAGCCATGCGGACTTACAAAGGAAGGTTAGAGAcactggagggggaaaaaaaaggatgcaTTAAAAGAGGAGCTGCTGTCTGTCATTGATGGGTGTAATGATGAGACTGAGTATGTTTGTTATTTGTCCAGGAGTGCTTTCATCTTACTACCAGAACTGCAGTTTATACTTCTCTTTTTACCATCTGAGGAGAAGTTAGGTAagaatttaattctgttttattcttgaAGTGAGAGCAATTGTGAATCTAATTATTATGCACTGTGAGCTCattgtggtggggttttttggataCTGAGAACAATTATCGGTTTCTAGACATGTGGAGAAAGTATCTTCTTGTGAAGATCCCATGTGCCAGAGGTGCCTGTTGTTCCATGCTCACTCCAGCAGCCGTTCAGCTGTCTGTGCATTCCCTGCAATCTTTCCATTTGCCAGATACAGGACatcaggaaggagcagagatcTCAAAAATCCATCCCTACGAGTCGTGTAAAGATTTCTGGTTGCATAGAGCCAAGAGATTTGAAATCTTAGTTAGCCAAGGCAGTACAGGTAGGAAGAGGACACTTTGAAGCTcagaggggctgctggagaCACGGAAGGAAGCTGATGGATTATCTCTCTTGGAACAGAGGTACAGGGGTGGAGAACACACATGTTAATCGGAGAACAGCACTAGACTTGGAATTTTGGTGCTGAATTCACACTAATAAACCAAACATGCCCTTAATGGAGCTGagaaaggagctggagcttttcTGATATGCCAGCTCTTAGACATGCTGGTTCCAAGTCACACTGAGACTGTAGTGGAGTGTCAGCTGCAGAAGACAGGGCTTGAATGAACGGTTTTGTCAAATCCACCCTGGCAACCAACATCAGCTTTCCTTCAGCATTGTGACTCCTGACAGAGCTTCTCCAGAGGCATAGAGAATtggctgtttatttttataggGATTGGATTCTACCGGTTTCTGATTGCCTTGAAGCTTATTCAGATTTGGAATGCCAGATTAATTAAATGACTTGGGTGATGATTTTCAcatgtttctgctgctgtcctTTCAGCCTCATTGCCTCACTTAAAAGACTTGGAGCATTTTACTGTCTGGTTTACGTTTGAAACTCCATTTTCCTCAGACAATTTTGCTGCTAATTTAAAACTTGCATAATGAAGTTTCTCTGTTGGCCCCAACAGGTTTTAGTCACTCAGAGCTGGACATGGGGCATGTCTTTGAAAGGatgctgcctgctccaggctcaCCCATGGAGAAAGGTTTCACCTTGCTGGTGTGTCCCAGGCATCATTTTCACC
This window contains:
- the CRNKL1 gene encoding crooked neck-like protein 1 — protein: MASTAAGKQRIPKVAKVKNKAPAEVQITAEQLLREAKERELELLPPPPQQKITDVEELNDYKLRKRKTFEDNIRKNRTVISNWIKYAQWEESLKEIQRARSIYERALDVDYRNVTLWLKYAEMEMKNRQVNHARNIWDRAITTLPRVNQFWYKYTYMEEMLGNVAGSRQVFERWMEWQPEEQAWHSYINFELRYKEVDRARSIYERFVLVHPEVKNWIKYARFEEKHSYFAHARKVYERAVEFFGEEHMDEHLYVAFAKFEENQKEFERVRVIYKYALDRIPKQDAQNLFKNYTIFEKKFGDRRGIEDIIVSKRRFQYEEEVKANPHNYDAWFDYLRLVESDAGADTVREVYERAIANVPPLQEKRHWKRYIYLWINYALYEELEAKDAERTRQVYQACLELLPHKKFTFAKMWLLYAQFEIRQKNLPLARRALGTSIGKCPKNKLFKGYIELELQLREFDRCRKLYEKFLEFAPENCTSWIKFAELETILGDIDRARAIYELAIGQPRLDMPEVLWKSYIDFEIEQEEYEKTRNLYRRLLQRTQHVKVWISLAQFELSAGQEERLPRCRQVYEEANKAMRSCEEKEERLMLLEAWRAFEEEFGTAATKDRIDKLMPEKIKKRRKLQAEDGSDAGWEEYYDYIFPEDTANQPNLKLLAMAKLWKKQQQESEAAAMDPDKDIDESQT